Proteins from a single region of Murdochiella vaginalis:
- the hpf gene encoding ribosome hibernation-promoting factor, HPF/YfiA family: MKIAYYGKNVNLRENTKKDIDKKVSRLNKYFREDVEARVTVSQEKSGMRCEITIPIPASGTILRADQVDEDLLVAVDNCISGLVSQIRKYKTKLERRRYVKNAIRFAEVEEPAPEEVLPEDVDIARTKEIEVLPMGTEEAVDQMELLGHDFFLYFDMDRERICCVYKRKAGNYGLLVPTK, from the coding sequence ATGAAAATTGCTTATTACGGAAAGAACGTCAATTTACGCGAGAACACGAAAAAGGATATCGATAAGAAAGTGTCCCGCTTGAACAAATATTTCCGGGAGGACGTCGAGGCAAGGGTAACCGTCTCCCAGGAGAAATCCGGAATGCGTTGTGAAATTACCATCCCCATTCCCGCTTCGGGAACCATTCTTCGTGCCGACCAGGTGGATGAAGATTTGCTGGTTGCTGTGGACAACTGTATCAGCGGCCTGGTGTCACAGATTCGAAAGTATAAAACGAAGCTGGAGCGCCGTCGTTACGTAAAGAATGCGATCCGCTTTGCGGAAGTTGAGGAACCGGCACCGGAAGAGGTTTTGCCGGAAGATGTTGACATCGCCCGCACCAAAGAGATCGAGGTTCTGCCCATGGGTACGGAGGAAGCCGTGGACCAGATGGAATTGCTCGGACATGACTTTTTCCTCTATTTTGACATGGATCGCGAACGAATCTGCTGCGTTTATAAACGCAAAGCGGGCAACTACGGTTTGCTGGTTCCGACGAAGTAA
- a CDS encoding ATP-binding cassette domain-containing protein produces the protein MTTTIDNTNQPQVPNSDGDREVLLDVRGMEVTFRNNGKKFRAVKDVTFQIYKGEKFSLVGESGSGKTTIGRAIIGLHPTSAGEVYFKGKRINGNLSKKEEHELVRDIQMIYQDPAASLNERATVDHIVAEGIDNYHLYKDATERSNKVDQALSSVGLLPEHKSRYPHEFSGGQRQRIGISRSIVMRPDFIIADEPISALDVSIRAQVLNLMNKFRDTEGITYLFIAHDLSVVRYFSDRIAVIHNGRIVEIAETEELFAHPMHPYTRSLLQSVPIPDPLIEKNKKLVIYDESTRDFSGEKPKLRELVPGHFVFMNDREKAEYLISYEKRTKNLQK, from the coding sequence GTGACGACAACTATTGATAACACGAATCAGCCGCAAGTTCCCAATTCGGATGGTGATCGTGAAGTTCTCCTCGACGTGCGCGGGATGGAAGTGACTTTCCGCAACAACGGCAAAAAGTTTCGCGCGGTAAAAGACGTCACCTTCCAGATCTATAAAGGGGAAAAGTTTTCTCTGGTCGGGGAATCCGGCTCCGGAAAAACGACCATCGGACGAGCCATCATCGGTTTGCATCCGACGTCTGCGGGCGAAGTGTATTTCAAGGGCAAGAGAATCAACGGTAATCTATCAAAAAAAGAAGAGCACGAGCTCGTGCGCGATATTCAGATGATCTATCAGGATCCGGCGGCATCGCTCAATGAACGTGCTACGGTCGATCACATTGTCGCGGAAGGCATTGATAACTATCATCTCTACAAGGACGCTACGGAGCGTTCTAATAAGGTGGATCAGGCATTGTCCTCGGTCGGCCTGTTGCCGGAGCACAAATCGCGTTATCCGCATGAGTTTTCCGGCGGTCAGCGTCAACGTATCGGTATTTCGCGTTCTATCGTCATGCGTCCTGATTTCATCATTGCGGATGAACCGATTTCGGCGTTGGACGTCTCCATTCGTGCCCAGGTGCTTAACCTCATGAACAAGTTTCGTGATACCGAGGGAATCACCTATCTCTTCATCGCTCATGACCTTTCGGTCGTGCGCTATTTCTCCGATCGTATTGCGGTCATTCACAATGGCCGTATCGTGGAAATCGCGGAGACGGAAGAGCTCTTTGCGCATCCGATGCATCCCTATACGCGCTCTCTTCTCCAGTCGGTACCGATCCCGGATCCGCTGATCGAGAAGAACAAGAAACTCGTCATCTACGATGAGAGCACGCGCGATTTTTCCGGCGAAAAGCCGAAGCTGCGCGAACTGGTTCCCGGCCATTTTGTTTTTATGAATGACCGTGAAAAAGCCGAATATCTCATCTCTTACGAGAAGCGCACGAAGAACCTGCAAAAGTAA